The Sedimentisphaera salicampi genome includes a region encoding these proteins:
- a CDS encoding SDR family NAD(P)-dependent oxidoreductase — protein sequence MKKLEGKTVLITGGTGSFGKTVTNTLLETGCKEIRIFSRDELKQELMRIEKASSKLRFYIGDVRDLESVDEAMNGVDLVFHAAALKQVPSCEFFPMQAVMTNISGSNNVIQSAIKHGVDKVVCLSTDKAVYPINSMGMSKALMEKVASAASRLDNSGDTIVCRVRYGNVMCSRGSVIPLFMNQIKQGKPLTLTVPDMTRFMLPLRDAVSLVLFAFENGNPGDLFVRKAPACTMMDLAKAVRNIMNADNEIKVIGIRHGEKIYESLLTVEELQKAEDMEDYYRIGVDDRDLNYTMYFSEGKEKEVVNQDYNSHNTRRMEIPEVEKLLLSLPYVQKELEIWEQRQ from the coding sequence ATGAAAAAACTTGAAGGAAAAACCGTACTTATTACCGGCGGAACGGGCTCGTTCGGCAAAACCGTAACAAACACCCTGCTCGAAACTGGCTGCAAAGAGATTCGCATATTCAGCCGTGATGAATTAAAGCAGGAGCTTATGCGGATAGAGAAGGCGAGCTCCAAGCTTCGTTTTTACATCGGCGATGTGCGCGACCTAGAATCTGTTGACGAGGCGATGAACGGCGTTGATCTGGTTTTCCATGCCGCAGCCCTCAAGCAGGTCCCGTCCTGCGAGTTCTTCCCGATGCAGGCTGTGATGACGAATATCTCCGGCAGCAACAATGTAATTCAGTCTGCGATAAAGCATGGCGTTGACAAAGTTGTATGCCTCAGCACTGACAAGGCGGTTTATCCCATCAATTCAATGGGCATGAGCAAGGCTTTGATGGAGAAGGTTGCTTCGGCGGCTTCAAGGCTTGATAATTCCGGCGATACAATAGTCTGCCGCGTCCGTTACGGCAATGTGATGTGTTCCCGCGGCTCGGTTATTCCGTTGTTTATGAATCAGATCAAACAGGGCAAGCCCCTAACTCTTACTGTCCCAGATATGACGCGTTTTATGCTGCCTCTGCGTGATGCAGTCAGCCTTGTGCTGTTCGCTTTCGAAAACGGCAACCCGGGCGATCTTTTCGTGCGCAAGGCTCCGGCCTGCACAATGATGGATCTTGCCAAAGCGGTTAGAAACATAATGAACGCCGATAATGAAATCAAAGTGATCGGAATACGCCACGGCGAGAAGATATATGAATCCCTTCTTACGGTAGAAGAGCTTCAGAAGGCCGAAGATATGGAGGATTATTACAGGATTGGCGTGGACGATCGAGACCTGAACTACACGATGTATTTCTCCGAAGGCAAGGAAAAGGAAGTTGTGAATCAGGATTACAATTCTCACAACACCAGAAGAATGGAAATCCCTGAGGTTGAAAAGCTCCTTCTCAGCCTTCCATACGTCCAAAAAGAGCTTGAAATCTGGGAGCAGAGGCAATAG
- a CDS encoding glycosyltransferase family 4 protein, with protein sequence MSKKKVLIINQNIAEYRIPILNLLSEYYELTFLHTEPKKYGTKLKFKEKVVANINLPFFSFLKVNLHKYCNQFDVVISEANIRYLDRDMLIINPFRNYKWIGWGIGVSASYDKKFDQNNKFDCVRHFIFKKADANIFYSDYPVEKYISAGFSKESLFVANNTTEVFYDESVNYEKNSILFVGTLYKQKKIYELLKAYKEAAETVNDIMPLNIIGGGEEFENIKSWISQNKLEDKVSLLGPIFDQKLLAKYFRSAYACISPGQAGLSVLTSMGYGAPFVTVKDAITGGEIFNIKNGENGILYNNHSELPDIIKNIAERPDLYVEMGLKAREHYVKSRTPEQMAGAIRDAVDYVISK encoded by the coding sequence ATGTCTAAGAAGAAAGTTTTGATAATAAATCAGAATATTGCAGAGTATCGTATCCCGATTTTAAATTTATTATCTGAATATTATGAACTTACTTTTTTGCATACCGAGCCTAAAAAATACGGAACAAAGCTGAAATTCAAGGAAAAGGTTGTTGCAAATATAAATTTGCCTTTTTTTAGTTTTTTGAAAGTAAATTTGCATAAATATTGCAATCAGTTTGATGTTGTTATTTCAGAGGCAAATATCCGTTACCTTGATAGGGATATGCTTATAATTAATCCATTCCGTAATTATAAATGGATAGGCTGGGGGATTGGAGTGTCTGCATCTTACGATAAAAAATTTGACCAGAACAATAAATTCGACTGTGTAAGGCACTTTATCTTCAAAAAGGCAGACGCTAATATCTTCTATTCTGACTATCCTGTAGAAAAGTATATTTCTGCTGGATTCTCGAAAGAGAGCCTGTTTGTAGCTAATAACACTACGGAGGTTTTTTACGATGAGAGCGTTAATTACGAAAAGAACAGTATTCTTTTTGTAGGTACTCTTTACAAACAGAAAAAGATTTACGAGCTTCTTAAAGCCTATAAAGAGGCTGCTGAAACTGTGAATGATATTATGCCTCTTAACATTATCGGAGGAGGGGAGGAATTCGAAAATATCAAAAGCTGGATTTCTCAAAACAAGCTTGAAGATAAAGTGAGTTTACTTGGGCCGATATTTGACCAAAAATTGCTGGCGAAATATTTCAGGAGTGCTTATGCATGCATTTCCCCAGGTCAGGCTGGGCTTTCCGTTTTAACAAGTATGGGCTATGGCGCTCCATTTGTAACTGTGAAGGACGCAATTACCGGTGGAGAAATATTTAACATTAAAAATGGCGAGAATGGTATATTATATAATAATCATTCAGAGTTGCCGGATATTATAAAGAATATTGCTGAAAGGCCGGATCTCTATGTAGAAATGGGGCTTAAAGCAAGAGAACATTATGTTAAAAGCAGAACTCCGGAGCAAATGGCTGGTGCTATTCGTGACGCAGTGGATTATGTGATTAGTAAATGA
- the wecB gene encoding non-hydrolyzing UDP-N-acetylglucosamine 2-epimerase produces MKIICVCGARPNFMKIAPIMREFDKCSEIESLLVHTGQHYDEKMSDLFFNELGIPEPDINLGVGSGSHAVQTAEVMKRFEPVVQDFKPDYVLVVGDVNSTIACGLVAVKLGVKLIHVEAGLRSGDRSMPEEINRVLTDSISDLLFVTEQSGIDNLKKEGIPAEKVHFVGNVMIDTLLANREKAEQSAVLNDLGVQPKGYGVITLHRPSNVDNRDDFRKIIEAFREIEKDMPLIFPIHPRTRKNIKEMGFADVISECGNIRLIDPVGYLDFMKLISNAAIVITDSGGIQEETTILQVPCMTLRENTERPVTVAEGTNRLVHIDTSDILENYNQLKADNFNVSGKIPKYWDGKAAERIAGILSGAPVYV; encoded by the coding sequence ATGAAAATAATATGTGTTTGCGGTGCGAGGCCGAATTTTATGAAGATAGCTCCCATTATGCGGGAGTTTGATAAATGCAGCGAAATAGAATCGCTTCTGGTGCATACCGGGCAGCATTATGATGAGAAGATGAGCGATCTTTTCTTCAATGAGCTTGGCATACCTGAGCCGGATATCAATCTGGGGGTTGGCTCGGGCTCTCACGCCGTTCAAACAGCTGAGGTGATGAAAAGGTTCGAGCCGGTGGTTCAGGATTTCAAGCCGGATTACGTCCTTGTGGTTGGCGATGTGAACAGCACAATTGCCTGCGGTCTGGTAGCAGTGAAGCTCGGCGTCAAGCTGATACACGTGGAAGCGGGGCTTCGTAGCGGCGACCGCAGCATGCCTGAGGAGATAAACCGAGTCCTAACCGATTCCATCAGCGATTTACTCTTTGTTACCGAGCAGTCCGGAATTGATAACTTGAAGAAGGAAGGCATCCCTGCCGAAAAGGTTCATTTTGTTGGGAACGTGATGATAGATACGCTCCTTGCCAACAGGGAGAAGGCGGAGCAGTCTGCTGTTCTGAATGATTTAGGCGTTCAGCCAAAAGGATATGGGGTAATTACTCTGCACCGCCCGAGCAATGTTGACAATAGAGATGATTTCAGGAAAATAATTGAAGCATTTAGAGAGATAGAGAAAGATATGCCGCTCATTTTCCCGATTCATCCCCGTACGAGGAAGAATATTAAGGAAATGGGTTTTGCGGATGTTATCTCTGAATGCGGCAATATCAGATTGATTGATCCTGTGGGATACTTGGATTTTATGAAGCTTATTTCTAATGCGGCAATTGTAATTACTGATTCCGGCGGGATACAGGAGGAAACAACCATCCTTCAGGTGCCCTGCATGACTTTGCGTGAGAATACAGAGCGGCCGGTAACTGTAGCCGAAGGAACCAACCGGCTTGTTCATATAGATACGTCTGATATACTTGAAAATTATAATCAGCTGAAGGCTGATAATTTTAACGTCTCCGGCAAAATCCCCAAATACTGGGACGGCAAAGCTGCTGAGAGAATAGCTGGGATACTTAGTGGAGCTCCTGTGTATGTCTAA
- a CDS encoding glycosyltransferase: protein MKLQDEKEFYVINMSIERILITSIYYPSPAKPARLTFVKQIAHAFARQGVETTVICPANLRCTADRKGNPYHSLEDAGEGKVVNVYRPAYFQCYFGRKIERQLWLGRLSSPRLMFNNFTQAVLRTVRKERLKFDAVYGHFLFAGGAAAINIGQLYGVPAFPGLGESTSGEKIGSVEAYGNKYAREVISNAAGVFTNSALLSNLVNRTLSYPQNKIAVFPNGSDLSKFRPLDKSECRKELGFPQDLFLAACIGHYSERKGQERVLEAIKPFEDVGVVFAGNSLPYSEEGKILWSRSVEQEMIPKLLGSCDVFVLPTLGEGSCNAIVEAMACGLPVISSKGAFNDELLSDEMSVRIDPMDIKELRKAVKDLKDNPNKLEEMSIAALKRAKLFDVNLRSEGMLKFMESMI from the coding sequence ATGAAACTGCAAGACGAAAAGGAATTCTACGTGATTAATATGTCGATAGAGCGAATTCTGATAACAAGCATATATTACCCCTCACCGGCAAAGCCGGCGAGACTTACTTTTGTAAAGCAGATTGCCCACGCTTTTGCTAGGCAAGGCGTTGAAACGACGGTTATTTGCCCTGCAAACTTGAGATGCACTGCAGACAGGAAAGGCAATCCTTATCATTCTTTAGAAGATGCCGGCGAGGGTAAGGTAGTTAATGTTTATCGCCCCGCATATTTTCAGTGTTATTTTGGCCGAAAAATTGAGCGACAGCTTTGGCTTGGCCGATTAAGCAGCCCAAGATTGATGTTTAATAATTTTACTCAAGCAGTTTTAAGAACTGTAAGAAAAGAAAGGCTGAAATTTGATGCGGTTTATGGCCATTTTCTTTTTGCAGGCGGTGCGGCTGCCATTAATATTGGTCAGCTTTATGGGGTTCCAGCTTTTCCCGGCTTGGGAGAGAGCACAAGCGGCGAAAAAATTGGTTCAGTTGAAGCTTACGGAAATAAGTATGCAAGAGAAGTTATTTCAAATGCGGCGGGAGTTTTTACCAATTCTGCTTTGCTTTCAAATTTAGTGAACAGAACCCTCTCATATCCTCAAAACAAGATCGCAGTTTTTCCGAATGGATCTGATTTGAGCAAATTTAGACCTTTAGATAAATCTGAATGCCGCAAAGAGCTGGGCTTCCCCCAAGACCTCTTTCTTGCGGCCTGCATTGGTCATTATAGCGAGAGAAAAGGGCAAGAGAGAGTATTGGAAGCTATAAAACCTTTTGAAGATGTGGGAGTGGTTTTTGCCGGCAACAGCCTGCCTTATTCAGAGGAAGGGAAAATATTATGGAGCAGAAGTGTTGAACAGGAGATGATCCCCAAATTGCTAGGGTCATGTGACGTTTTCGTGTTGCCTACGCTTGGCGAAGGCTCGTGTAATGCAATTGTTGAAGCGATGGCTTGCGGTCTGCCGGTTATAAGCTCAAAAGGAGCTTTCAATGACGAACTCCTTTCTGATGAGATGTCTGTCAGGATTGATCCGATGGATATAAAAGAATTAAGAAAAGCTGTGAAAGATTTGAAGGATAACCCAAATAAACTTGAAGAAATGTCGATAGCTGCATTAAAAAGAGCTAAGTTATTCGATGTAAACTTGAGATCTGAAGGGATGCTTAAATTTATGGAATCTATGATTTGA
- a CDS encoding O-antigen ligase family protein, translating to MQTLNTVNSFSNRNKAALLAPAKLTFAEQTSWFYCLLMGLYLFTIPSLSQAEATAAASKYFGYAVSIVILLKFFTKGFVITKEVICFGAWLLWSLTGIMVAVSMYVFGTSFFRMFQFFVLFMLILRVADNFKNLKLISILFFLGFVEAVIYTFLSGDFLLGTETGERITGVSSNPNGLAIIIQHMLILQLAFFELSKKKWIKIFMLALLPFQAKLIFATGSKKGLIFFIFILLVWYAVFHWKDIVKRPLLFLFLLAGGLVFIAWMSSAIADTIVGKRMRMFLETAETGGGAGEQARIGLVKEGFRVFSEHPLIGVGLNQFGFNNKFGIYAHNTYIELLTNGGLIGFVLMMAVFVILALKGFKNRMSNIPEVAIVSKMVIVFFAYAALISLVAPLFFSHYHWVVLGLIAAFYETARRKGILRD from the coding sequence ATGCAAACTCTAAACACAGTAAATAGCTTTTCTAACCGAAACAAAGCGGCTTTATTAGCCCCTGCAAAGCTCACATTTGCAGAGCAGACTTCATGGTTTTACTGCCTGCTGATGGGGCTGTATTTGTTTACGATCCCTTCGCTTTCTCAGGCGGAAGCAACGGCCGCAGCATCAAAGTATTTCGGGTATGCTGTTTCAATTGTAATTCTGCTGAAATTCTTTACCAAAGGCTTTGTGATTACTAAAGAGGTGATTTGTTTTGGGGCCTGGCTTTTATGGTCTCTAACCGGCATTATGGTTGCAGTTTCTATGTATGTCTTTGGCACTTCATTTTTCAGAATGTTTCAGTTTTTTGTACTGTTTATGCTTATTTTGCGAGTTGCAGATAATTTCAAGAACTTAAAACTCATCAGCATATTATTTTTCTTAGGTTTTGTTGAAGCCGTTATTTATACATTCTTAAGCGGCGATTTTTTATTGGGTACAGAAACCGGTGAAAGGATTACAGGCGTTAGCTCAAATCCTAATGGCTTAGCGATTATTATCCAGCATATGCTTATACTGCAGCTTGCTTTCTTTGAATTGTCCAAGAAGAAATGGATTAAAATATTTATGCTGGCTCTTTTGCCGTTTCAGGCAAAACTGATTTTCGCTACCGGATCCAAAAAAGGCCTTATATTTTTTATCTTTATTCTTTTAGTCTGGTATGCAGTTTTTCATTGGAAAGATATTGTCAAAAGGCCTCTTTTATTTTTATTCCTATTGGCTGGCGGGTTAGTTTTTATTGCTTGGATGTCTAGCGCTATTGCTGATACTATAGTAGGTAAAAGAATGAGAATGTTCTTAGAGACTGCAGAAACAGGCGGCGGTGCAGGAGAGCAGGCCAGAATAGGTTTGGTAAAAGAAGGGTTCAGGGTGTTTTCAGAACACCCATTAATTGGAGTAGGGCTTAATCAATTTGGATTCAATAATAAATTTGGTATCTATGCGCACAACACTTACATTGAGCTCTTGACCAACGGGGGGCTTATAGGTTTTGTACTGATGATGGCGGTTTTCGTAATTTTGGCTCTCAAGGGCTTTAAGAATAGGATGTCTAATATCCCCGAAGTTGCTATTGTATCAAAGATGGTGATAGTATTTTTCGCTTATGCAGCTCTCATATCCTTGGTTGCTCCATTGTTTTTCTCCCATTACCACTGGGTAGTTTTAGGATTAATCGCAGCCTTCTATGAAACTGCAAGACGAAAAGGAATTCTACGTGATTAA
- a CDS encoding ATP-grasp fold amidoligase family protein, whose amino-acid sequence MNFAKKILRILMPKFQLVRFFYFRYLFFKRNKYWPDFKNPKTYNEKINLRKREYKHELFSVCSDKIKAKEYVAEKVGDDVVIENYFVGDSISAEKIKEILNERGDFFLKANHNSGPVQLISSESTDEQIREACKSVNEQLDIDFGKIVNERWYSDITPRILAEKSLEPSNGETDIKDYKFHCFKQGNGYIRVVLHVDYDRNFNHNRSFFEGESLDWLPFSLRYPAIYTKLKVPENYQKMLEIAKKLAEPFSYVRVDLYNVNGNIYFGEMTFAHGSGAEEFSAYCYDEWMGNYWTGDPRY is encoded by the coding sequence ATGAATTTTGCAAAAAAAATTCTTAGAATATTAATGCCAAAATTTCAATTAGTTAGGTTTTTTTACTTTCGGTATCTTTTTTTTAAAAGAAACAAATATTGGCCTGATTTTAAAAACCCTAAAACATACAATGAAAAGATCAATCTTCGCAAACGAGAGTATAAGCACGAGCTGTTTTCTGTTTGTTCGGATAAAATTAAAGCTAAGGAATATGTGGCAGAGAAAGTAGGTGATGATGTTGTTATTGAAAATTACTTTGTTGGGGATAGTATATCAGCGGAAAAAATAAAAGAGATACTGAATGAGAGAGGCGATTTTTTTCTTAAAGCCAATCACAATTCAGGGCCGGTTCAATTAATCAGTAGTGAATCCACAGATGAACAGATTAGAGAAGCTTGTAAAAGTGTTAATGAGCAATTAGATATTGATTTTGGAAAGATAGTTAATGAAAGATGGTACAGCGATATAACTCCTCGTATATTAGCTGAAAAAAGTCTTGAGCCAAGCAATGGCGAGACTGATATTAAAGATTATAAATTTCATTGTTTTAAGCAGGGTAATGGTTATATTAGGGTTGTCCTTCATGTTGATTATGACAGAAATTTCAATCATAATAGATCATTCTTTGAAGGAGAATCTCTTGATTGGCTTCCGTTTTCTCTGAGATATCCGGCCATTTATACAAAGCTAAAAGTGCCTGAAAATTATCAGAAGATGCTTGAGATTGCCAAAAAGCTTGCTGAGCCATTTTCGTATGTCAGGGTTGACTTGTATAATGTAAATGGAAATATTTATTTTGGCGAGATGACGTTTGCCCATGGTTCCGGAGCAGAGGAATTCAGTGCTTACTGTTACGATGAGTGGATGGGGAATTATTGGACGGGAGATCCACGGTATTGA
- a CDS encoding CapA family protein, producing MNILIAGDFCPTYGSNQYPDEKIRPEDIFTDFLPEIQKADYAIVNLECPLTQAATAIEKCGPNLKAGRLWADLLKDAGFDMASLANNHIMDFGSQGLSDTLGECDRVGLDAVGAGDNLEHASKTFYKEIEGVKLAVLNFAENEFASAEQDKAGAHPMNVVQNSRKIMEAKKQADFVLVIIHGGHEHCHYPSPRMVEQYRFCADMGADAVICHHTHCIGGLEEYNGVPIAYSLGNFFFPSGSAFDGWRYGYAVRLELEAGEDLAFEIIPYSQCLGGEAVELLAGQKKKEMTEQILSIGKQIQDGSYLQHWQQFVSERCYAYLYNISSVPRLVWGAARRLGLLPLIFKLPCNNKKKTRVKQNMIRCEAHRDIIIESLKKL from the coding sequence ATGAATATCTTGATCGCCGGTGATTTCTGCCCAACATACGGTTCTAATCAGTATCCTGATGAGAAGATTCGGCCGGAGGATATCTTTACGGATTTCCTGCCGGAGATTCAGAAGGCTGATTATGCCATCGTAAATCTTGAATGTCCGCTCACGCAGGCAGCAACTGCTATTGAGAAGTGCGGGCCTAATTTGAAGGCCGGCAGGCTCTGGGCGGATCTTCTCAAGGACGCAGGCTTTGATATGGCATCTCTCGCCAATAATCACATTATGGACTTCGGCTCTCAAGGCCTTTCAGATACGCTCGGCGAATGTGATCGCGTAGGCCTTGATGCAGTTGGAGCGGGCGATAATTTAGAGCATGCTTCCAAAACTTTCTACAAGGAGATAGAAGGGGTTAAGCTGGCGGTGTTGAATTTTGCAGAGAATGAATTTGCCTCGGCCGAGCAGGATAAGGCCGGCGCCCATCCGATGAATGTCGTGCAGAACAGCCGAAAGATAATGGAGGCGAAAAAGCAGGCAGATTTCGTGCTTGTAATAATCCACGGCGGCCATGAACACTGCCATTATCCCAGCCCGAGGATGGTTGAGCAGTACCGATTCTGTGCAGATATGGGAGCAGACGCCGTAATCTGTCATCATACCCATTGCATTGGAGGATTGGAGGAATATAATGGCGTTCCGATAGCATACAGTTTGGGCAATTTTTTCTTTCCAAGCGGCTCTGCCTTTGACGGCTGGCGATACGGATATGCAGTTAGATTAGAATTAGAAGCCGGCGAAGATTTGGCTTTTGAAATAATTCCATACTCTCAATGCCTTGGCGGCGAAGCTGTTGAGCTGCTTGCCGGCCAAAAGAAAAAAGAAATGACAGAGCAGATACTTAGCATCGGAAAACAAATCCAAGACGGCAGCTACCTTCAGCACTGGCAGCAGTTCGTTAGCGAGAGGTGTTATGCATACCTCTACAATATATCCTCTGTCCCGAGGCTGGTATGGGGAGCAGCGAGGAGGCTGGGATTATTGCCGCTGATTTTCAAACTGCCGTGCAATAATAAAAAGAAAACGAGAGTGAAACAGAATATGATCCGCTGCGAAGCACATAGGGATATAATTATTGAAAGCCTGAAAAAATTATGA
- a CDS encoding glycosyltransferase, whose amino-acid sequence MLGIIIVNYKTNQRLIKYINEELVKVQYPHKIVIVNNSCTTESNEEIAAGCGAVLVEDRDSIDKSAGIYLLGETENHGYARGNNIGARFMLKHFPETKYFCFSNCDLVFQDNDVAERLIDKLEEDPKIGLIGPRIVGLDGKDQSPRVMKNVWQLHIIPKLFYPAFPPRVRMKINNFTIYNAYSGEYDYLNGSFLIVSVSYFSEVEMFDPNTFIYAEEPILALKMRNAGYKVYFYSEVSVLHEHGVSVKQNNFSDFSAKCSYESNRYYQKTYKKINHIELFLYDLSYWIYFNIWSRLFSFIKSYILRSS is encoded by the coding sequence ATGCTTGGAATAATAATAGTAAACTACAAGACTAATCAACGTCTTATAAAATATATCAATGAGGAGCTTGTAAAGGTGCAGTATCCTCATAAGATAGTAATAGTAAACAACTCATGCACTACTGAGAGCAATGAGGAGATTGCTGCCGGCTGCGGAGCTGTGCTTGTGGAAGACAGGGACAGCATAGACAAAAGCGCCGGAATATACCTGCTCGGAGAAACTGAAAATCACGGTTATGCCAGAGGCAATAACATCGGCGCGAGATTTATGCTCAAGCACTTCCCCGAGACGAAGTATTTCTGCTTCTCTAATTGCGATTTGGTATTTCAAGATAATGATGTTGCCGAAAGGCTTATAGATAAACTTGAAGAAGACCCAAAAATCGGCCTCATAGGGCCGAGGATAGTAGGCCTTGATGGTAAAGATCAAAGCCCCAGAGTGATGAAAAATGTGTGGCAGCTGCACATTATACCAAAGCTATTTTATCCCGCATTCCCTCCAAGGGTTAGGATGAAAATTAATAATTTTACTATTTATAATGCGTATTCTGGTGAATACGATTACTTGAATGGTTCATTTTTAATTGTAAGTGTTTCTTATTTTTCGGAAGTGGAAATGTTTGACCCTAATACTTTTATTTATGCAGAAGAGCCAATACTGGCATTGAAAATGAGGAATGCCGGCTATAAAGTTTATTTCTATTCTGAGGTAAGCGTGCTTCATGAGCATGGGGTTTCAGTAAAGCAAAACAATTTCTCTGATTTTTCTGCTAAATGTAGCTATGAGTCTAACAGGTATTATCAAAAGACATATAAGAAGATAAACCATATTGAGCTTTTCTTGTATGATTTGTCATACTGGATTTATTTTAATATATGGTCAAGGTTGTTTTCTTTTATTAAATCTTATATTCTTCGGAGTTCTTGA
- a CDS encoding lipopolysaccharide biosynthesis protein, translating to MQTKVNLKKYAAVNSLTQITSLCTTTLIAFFVTRILVDSMGVALYGVFALFLSLRKYVDLTSIIVTSSVGRFVGIEYFAQRFGKASEYFYSSVRGLLFVGFIVILFCVCFSFYIERVFNIPAGYEKAASISFVFMVSSFLIGSFQGVYRLGIFLSSRFFLSDLFVIFCAILKIILVLVVTHFLSGNFVAYSGIYFFNSLILVLLSYISFKVLLPEIHKKNNVFSIRSFSKVARLGSESLLNEIGSVLFLNADLILINICLGPEKSGIYAPFFQVVMLLRMIPGLINRNFSPYLLHLVALSKLNELKLVYLRIVKFTSLGLGLIITCLSLISRFFLELWLGGSFSAYFTLLSVLLLSQLYAYSLGGIFSIAKNMDRLKPLSVATVIFGCMNIIISVLLIEYTELDIYGAAIGSLITIIARDVFFNCIYLTRLLPFKLKTLWGGIFKYTVMPLVCLLLGTVLNWYLYPQNLILYFLFVFSIVLSYVLIAWFVIITKEERNLILDLMKLRFIKNSKLSFLLGI from the coding sequence ATGCAAACAAAGGTTAATCTAAAAAAATATGCGGCTGTTAATTCTTTAACTCAGATAACTTCATTGTGTACTACTACTTTAATTGCATTTTTTGTAACTAGAATTTTAGTTGACAGTATGGGGGTGGCTTTATATGGAGTATTTGCTCTGTTTTTGTCTCTAAGGAAGTATGTTGACCTAACTTCTATAATAGTTACGTCTTCAGTTGGCAGATTTGTTGGAATTGAATACTTTGCTCAAAGATTTGGCAAAGCCAGTGAATATTTTTATTCTTCAGTGAGGGGCTTATTATTTGTAGGTTTTATTGTCATCCTTTTTTGTGTGTGTTTTTCTTTTTATATTGAAAGGGTGTTTAATATACCCGCTGGTTATGAAAAAGCCGCTTCAATATCTTTTGTTTTTATGGTTTCTTCTTTTTTGATCGGTTCTTTTCAGGGAGTTTACCGTTTAGGAATTTTTTTAAGCTCAAGGTTTTTTCTTTCTGATTTATTTGTTATATTTTGTGCAATCTTAAAAATTATTTTAGTTTTGGTTGTTACTCATTTTCTTTCCGGTAATTTTGTTGCTTATTCTGGGATATATTTTTTTAATTCTTTAATTTTAGTTTTATTGTCATATATTTCCTTTAAAGTTTTGTTACCTGAGATACATAAAAAAAATAATGTTTTTTCTATTCGATCTTTCTCTAAGGTAGCAAGGCTTGGTTCAGAATCTTTATTAAATGAAATTGGCAGTGTTTTATTTTTGAATGCGGATTTAATACTTATTAATATTTGCTTAGGACCAGAAAAATCAGGGATATATGCGCCTTTTTTCCAGGTTGTGATGCTTTTAAGAATGATCCCTGGCCTTATTAATAGAAATTTTTCACCTTATTTACTTCATCTTGTGGCTCTTTCTAAATTGAACGAATTGAAATTAGTATATTTGCGAATAGTTAAATTTACTTCTTTGGGCTTAGGGTTAATTATAACTTGTCTTTCCTTAATTAGTAGGTTCTTTTTAGAGTTATGGCTGGGAGGCTCTTTTTCCGCCTATTTTACTTTGCTTTCTGTTTTGTTGTTGAGTCAATTATATGCCTATTCTCTTGGAGGAATATTTAGCATTGCAAAAAATATGGATAGACTTAAGCCCTTAAGCGTTGCCACTGTTATATTTGGATGCATGAATATTATTATATCTGTATTATTAATAGAATATACTGAATTAGATATTTATGGGGCTGCTATAGGGTCATTAATTACTATAATAGCAAGAGATGTGTTTTTTAACTGTATATATTTAACGAGATTGCTTCCATTTAAATTGAAAACTTTATGGGGAGGAATCTTTAAGTATACTGTGATGCCTTTGGTATGTTTATTATTAGGAACTGTGCTCAATTGGTACCTATATCCGCAAAATTTAATTTTGTATTTTCTTTTTGTATTTTCGATAGTTTTGTCTTATGTCTTGATTGCTTGGTTTGTTATAATTACTAAGGAGGAAAGAAATCTGATACTTGATTTAATGAAGCTCAGATTTATTAAAAATTCAAAATTATCTTTTTTATTAGGGATTTAA